The following proteins come from a genomic window of Microbacterium sp. JZ31:
- a CDS encoding proline--tRNA ligase, with translation MVTRLTSFFFRSLREDPADAEVTSHRLLVRASYIRRQAPGIFAWLPLGLRVKAKLEQIVREEMAAAGAQEVHFPALMPREPYEATGRWTEYGDGIFRLKDRSDADYLLAPTHEEAFTLLVKDLYSSYKDLPLTIYQIQDKYRDEARPRAGLLRGREFTMKDAYSFDYSDEGLDASYEAQRAAYERIFQRLGMEYVIVKADAGAMGGSKSEEFLHPTPIGEDTFVRSEGGYTANVEAFETTAPDALPIPDGVPVVFDSPQTPTIQTLVDHLNAHIDKPATGEWAAEHTLKNVVLALVHPDKTRELVIIGVPGDRDVDAKRVEAAFAPAEVEQATEADFARHPALVKGYIGPWSPQGAVLGEESASGIRYVVDPRVVDGTAWVTGANEHEKHLHSLVYGRDFTADGVVDVATVREGDIAPDGTPIRLERGMEIGHVFQLGRKYAEALGLKVLDQNGKLVTVTMGSYGIGITRILAAIAELNNDDKGLIWPAAVAPFDVHVVATGKGDDALNLGEEVVAQLEAAGLDVLFDDRPKVSPGVKFGDAELIGVPQLLVVGRGAAEGEVELWDRRSGDREVVPAAEAVARLTAR, from the coding sequence ATGGTCACGCGGCTCACTTCCTTCTTCTTCCGCTCCCTCCGGGAGGACCCCGCCGACGCGGAGGTCACCAGCCACCGTCTGCTCGTGCGTGCGTCGTACATCCGCCGACAGGCGCCGGGCATCTTCGCGTGGCTGCCGCTCGGCCTGCGGGTCAAGGCGAAGCTCGAGCAGATCGTGCGCGAGGAGATGGCCGCGGCCGGCGCGCAGGAGGTGCACTTCCCCGCGCTCATGCCGCGCGAGCCCTATGAGGCGACGGGCCGCTGGACCGAGTACGGCGACGGCATCTTCCGCCTCAAGGACCGCAGCGACGCCGACTACCTGCTCGCACCCACGCACGAGGAGGCGTTCACTCTGCTCGTGAAGGACCTGTACTCGTCGTACAAGGACCTGCCGCTGACGATCTACCAGATCCAGGACAAGTACCGCGACGAGGCCCGACCCCGCGCGGGCCTGCTGCGCGGCCGCGAGTTCACGATGAAGGACGCCTACTCGTTCGATTACTCGGACGAGGGCCTCGACGCCTCCTACGAGGCGCAGCGCGCCGCGTACGAGCGCATCTTCCAGCGCCTCGGCATGGAGTACGTGATCGTCAAGGCCGACGCGGGCGCGATGGGCGGCTCGAAGTCCGAGGAGTTCCTGCACCCGACCCCGATCGGCGAGGACACGTTCGTCCGCTCGGAGGGCGGCTACACCGCGAACGTCGAGGCGTTCGAGACCACCGCCCCCGATGCGCTGCCGATCCCGGATGGCGTGCCCGTCGTCTTCGACTCGCCGCAGACCCCGACGATCCAGACGCTCGTGGATCACCTCAACGCCCACATCGACAAACCCGCGACGGGGGAGTGGGCGGCCGAGCACACGCTGAAGAACGTCGTCCTCGCGCTCGTTCACCCCGACAAGACGCGCGAGCTCGTGATCATCGGCGTCCCCGGCGACCGCGACGTGGACGCCAAGCGCGTCGAGGCGGCCTTCGCGCCCGCCGAGGTCGAGCAGGCGACCGAGGCCGACTTCGCGCGGCACCCCGCGCTCGTGAAGGGCTACATCGGGCCCTGGTCGCCGCAGGGCGCCGTGCTGGGCGAGGAGTCGGCGAGCGGGATCCGCTATGTCGTGGATCCGCGCGTGGTCGACGGCACCGCCTGGGTCACGGGTGCGAACGAGCACGAGAAGCACCTGCACTCGCTCGTCTACGGGCGGGACTTCACGGCCGACGGCGTCGTGGATGTCGCCACGGTGCGCGAGGGCGACATCGCGCCCGACGGCACGCCCATCAGGCTCGAGCGCGGCATGGAGATCGGGCACGTCTTCCAGCTCGGCCGGAAGTACGCCGAGGCCCTCGGACTCAAGGTGCTGGACCAGAACGGCAAGCTCGTGACGGTGACGATGGGCTCGTACGGCATCGGCATCACCCGCATCCTCGCCGCGATCGCCGAGCTCAACAACGACGACAAGGGGCTGATCTGGCCCGCGGCCGTGGCGCCGTTCGACGTGCACGTGGTGGCGACGGGGAAGGGCGACGACGCGCTGAACCTGGGCGAGGAGGTCGTCGCGCAGCTCGAGGCCGCCGGCCTCGACGTGCTGTTCGACGACCGGCCGAAGGTCTCGCCCGGCGTGAAGTTCGGCGACGCCGAGCTGATCGGCGTGCCGCAGCTCCTCGTCGTCGGCCGCGGAGCCGCCGAGGGCGAGGTCGAGCTCTGGGACCGTCGCTCGGGAGACCGCGAGGTCGTGCCCGCGGCGGAGGCCGTCGCGCGCCTCACCGCCCGCTGA
- a CDS encoding ExeM/NucH family extracellular endonuclease: MSLNGPAPARRRAAAIASAALTAGCLASFVPTAAFAAPDGSTLVINEVYGGGGNSGAAYTHDFVELYNPTDEAVSLEGLSLNYWSAAGGSGGGVALRGTVAARDHFLVQLAAGNGNGQPLPAADQVASAPNMSGTTGRLFLLPTTAVYAGATGDAAGRDDIIDMIGWGSGAATFETAPAPGTTNGTSIARAENGADSDSNAADFAAGAPTPQKSGEATPDPEPTSTPTPSPTPTETAAPSTVAIRDVQGTGETSPLNGRTATVEGVVTADYRTGGFNGFYIQDPAGDPADGKSDALFIYGANARAEIGQSVRVTGPVTEYQGTTEITPAAGGVTVLAESLGTVAPLSDWALIDTPVEKEAHEGELIQPATPFTVSDNYDANYYGSFGLAHGEGALKTPTEHADADDTAGLAAIVAENDARRITLDDGSTTNFNSTANKGTPLPYLTPDNPVRVGSTTTFHEPVVLEYRFNAWNFQPTTPVTDDGTDVVTFSDTRTPNLQPQDVGGDIRLASFNVLNYFPTTAEEYENELGGSCSTYNDRAGDPVTANDCGDTGPRGAAEAEDFERQEIKIVKAINGLGASIVSLEEIENSAHYGKDRDFAVETLVDALNENAGSDVWAFVPSPATVPAVAQEDVIRTAFIYKPADVAPVGDSRILIDEENFDNAREPLFQAFKPADGGDDQAFLVSVNHFKSKGSGVDDGTGQGNANPDRVGQAEALVAFTEQVQAETGIEAVFHAGDFNAYAMEDPVQVIEQAGYTDVNVALNGGEATYNFDGMDGSLDHIFANEAAFEMVTGVDVWQINAQEQVGFEYSRHNYNATILYDDSVFRASDHNPEIVGLDLAAADEPIELDLVNINDFHGRIDGNTLAFAKTVQDLKAQNADGTVFVSAGDNIGASLFASATQKDQPTIDVLNALGLEASAVGNHEFDAGYADLIERVAPASEYSDLGANVYEKGTETPALDEYDIVTVDGVDIGFVGVVTDTTPTLVSGSGIAGIEFGDPVDALNRVTEQLLDDDAANGEADLVVALVHEGAGAGTPDGSTIEEEVAAGGVFAKIVTETDPRVAAILTGHTHKQYAWDAPITGTTDTRPIIQTGSYGEFLGHVSLTVDPTTSEVLDYEVENVKRGAAPTADELAADAVLAEVKEIVDAALAYAAEVGNQPIAEVTADITTAFAGGSYVNGAWTGGSRDDRASESALGNLVADSLVDALSSPERGGAEIGVVNPGGLRNELLYESSSVGEGDGVVTYAEANAVLPFVNNLWTTTLTGEQLDQLLEQQWQTTTEGGTTRPSRPYLALGLSENVTWVADTADPNAAPGDHVDAIYIDGELVQPDDEIRVGTFSFLAAPAATAGDNFFAFQHGTNPTDSGLVDRDAWIAYLSESSPLSPSFARTRAVSAGTSPSAEAGGTATVALSSLDLTSLGSPQNTSVEVRLDGASIGTLPVTNGAVSGTVTVPAATTPGAHTLEVVAAPSGTTVRLPLTVTAPADAKAPTVTVKIDTIGSDGVYEKVSFKLFDEGLIDRIVLNGVEKDLTDAKWSDLNGIAPGVFGAVLGENTLEVFDVAGNVTTIEFTLVEPAPEYPEWEKGKVYTGGDIVSYKGTLYKAQWWTKDKPGTSTTGSWMELGEMTACAEGDVAAWTRSMVYAGGEHVVHKGKVYEAKWWTRDQKPGGKNGPWELIGTC; this comes from the coding sequence ATGTCTTTGAACGGTCCGGCCCCGGCGCGTCGTCGCGCCGCGGCCATCGCGAGCGCCGCCCTCACGGCCGGCTGCCTCGCGTCCTTCGTCCCCACGGCGGCGTTCGCCGCACCCGACGGCAGCACGCTCGTCATCAACGAGGTCTACGGCGGGGGCGGCAACAGCGGCGCCGCGTACACGCACGACTTCGTCGAGCTGTACAACCCGACCGACGAGGCCGTCAGCCTCGAGGGCCTCAGCCTCAACTACTGGTCCGCCGCCGGCGGATCGGGCGGTGGCGTAGCCCTGCGGGGCACGGTCGCCGCGCGCGATCACTTCCTCGTGCAGCTCGCTGCGGGCAACGGCAACGGCCAGCCCCTGCCGGCGGCCGACCAGGTCGCGAGCGCGCCGAACATGTCCGGCACGACGGGTCGACTGTTCCTCCTCCCGACCACGGCCGTGTACGCGGGCGCCACGGGCGACGCGGCCGGCCGTGACGACATCATCGACATGATCGGCTGGGGTTCGGGCGCCGCCACGTTCGAGACCGCGCCCGCGCCCGGCACGACCAACGGCACGAGCATCGCGCGCGCCGAGAACGGCGCCGACAGCGACTCCAACGCCGCGGACTTCGCAGCCGGTGCGCCGACCCCGCAGAAGTCCGGCGAGGCCACGCCCGACCCGGAGCCCACCTCGACGCCGACCCCGTCGCCCACGCCGACCGAGACGGCTGCGCCCTCGACGGTCGCGATCCGCGACGTGCAGGGAACCGGCGAGACGTCGCCGCTGAACGGCCGGACGGCCACGGTCGAGGGCGTCGTGACCGCCGACTACCGCACCGGCGGCTTCAACGGCTTCTACATCCAGGACCCGGCGGGCGACCCCGCAGACGGCAAGTCCGACGCGCTGTTCATCTACGGAGCGAACGCGCGCGCCGAGATCGGTCAGAGCGTCCGCGTCACGGGCCCCGTCACCGAGTACCAGGGCACCACCGAGATCACCCCCGCCGCGGGCGGCGTCACGGTGCTCGCCGAGAGCCTCGGCACCGTGGCCCCCCTCTCCGACTGGGCGCTCATCGACACCCCCGTCGAGAAGGAGGCGCACGAGGGCGAGCTCATCCAGCCCGCCACGCCGTTCACCGTCTCGGACAACTACGACGCGAACTACTACGGATCGTTCGGCCTCGCCCACGGCGAGGGAGCGCTCAAGACGCCCACCGAGCACGCCGACGCCGACGACACCGCGGGCCTCGCGGCGATCGTCGCGGAGAACGACGCGCGCCGGATCACGCTCGACGACGGCTCGACCACCAACTTCAACAGCACGGCGAACAAGGGCACGCCGCTGCCGTACCTGACGCCGGACAACCCGGTGCGCGTCGGCTCGACGACGACGTTCCACGAGCCCGTCGTGCTCGAGTACCGCTTCAACGCGTGGAACTTCCAGCCGACCACGCCGGTCACGGACGACGGCACCGACGTCGTGACCTTCAGCGACACGCGCACGCCGAACCTGCAGCCGCAGGACGTCGGCGGCGACATCCGCCTCGCCTCGTTCAACGTGCTCAACTACTTCCCGACCACGGCCGAGGAGTATGAGAACGAGCTCGGCGGCTCCTGCTCGACGTACAACGACCGCGCGGGCGACCCCGTCACGGCGAACGACTGCGGCGACACCGGCCCGCGCGGCGCCGCGGAGGCCGAGGACTTCGAGCGCCAGGAGATCAAGATCGTCAAGGCGATCAACGGTCTCGGCGCCTCGATCGTCTCGCTCGAGGAGATCGAGAACTCCGCGCACTACGGCAAGGACCGCGACTTCGCGGTCGAGACGCTCGTCGACGCGCTGAACGAGAACGCCGGATCGGACGTGTGGGCCTTCGTCCCGTCGCCCGCGACGGTTCCCGCGGTCGCGCAGGAGGACGTCATCCGCACGGCGTTCATCTACAAGCCGGCCGACGTGGCCCCGGTGGGCGACTCGCGCATCCTGATCGACGAGGAGAACTTCGACAACGCGCGAGAGCCGCTCTTCCAGGCGTTCAAGCCGGCGGACGGCGGCGACGACCAGGCCTTCCTGGTGTCGGTGAACCACTTCAAGTCGAAGGGCTCCGGCGTCGACGACGGCACCGGGCAGGGCAACGCCAACCCGGACCGGGTCGGTCAGGCTGAGGCGCTCGTCGCCTTCACCGAGCAGGTGCAGGCCGAGACCGGCATCGAGGCCGTGTTCCACGCGGGTGACTTCAACGCCTACGCGATGGAGGACCCGGTGCAGGTCATCGAGCAGGCGGGCTACACCGACGTCAACGTCGCCCTCAACGGCGGCGAGGCGACGTACAACTTCGACGGCATGGATGGATCGCTCGACCACATCTTCGCCAACGAGGCCGCGTTCGAGATGGTCACGGGCGTCGACGTCTGGCAGATCAACGCGCAGGAGCAGGTCGGCTTCGAGTACAGCCGTCACAACTACAACGCGACGATCCTGTACGACGACTCGGTGTTCCGCGCGAGTGACCACAACCCCGAGATCGTGGGTCTGGACCTGGCGGCCGCGGATGAGCCGATCGAGCTCGATCTCGTGAACATCAACGACTTCCACGGCCGGATCGACGGCAACACGCTCGCCTTCGCCAAGACCGTGCAGGACCTGAAGGCGCAGAACGCCGACGGCACCGTCTTCGTGTCGGCGGGCGACAACATCGGCGCATCCCTGTTCGCCTCGGCGACGCAGAAGGACCAGCCGACGATCGACGTGCTGAACGCCCTCGGACTCGAGGCATCGGCCGTGGGCAACCACGAGTTCGATGCGGGTTACGCCGATCTCATCGAGCGCGTCGCCCCCGCCTCCGAGTACAGCGACCTGGGCGCGAACGTCTACGAGAAGGGCACCGAGACACCGGCGCTCGACGAGTACGACATCGTGACGGTCGACGGCGTCGACATCGGCTTCGTCGGCGTGGTCACGGACACGACGCCCACCCTGGTGAGCGGTTCGGGCATCGCCGGCATCGAGTTCGGCGACCCGGTCGACGCGCTCAACCGCGTCACCGAGCAGCTGCTCGACGATGACGCCGCCAACGGCGAGGCCGACCTGGTCGTCGCTCTCGTGCACGAAGGCGCCGGCGCGGGCACGCCCGACGGCTCCACCATCGAGGAGGAGGTCGCCGCGGGCGGTGTCTTCGCGAAGATCGTGACGGAGACCGACCCGCGAGTCGCCGCCATCCTGACGGGCCACACCCACAAGCAGTACGCGTGGGACGCCCCGATCACCGGCACGACGGACACCCGCCCCATCATCCAGACGGGCAGCTACGGCGAGTTCCTCGGTCACGTCTCGCTGACCGTCGACCCGACGACGTCCGAGGTGCTCGACTACGAGGTCGAGAACGTCAAGCGCGGCGCGGCTCCGACCGCGGACGAGCTCGCGGCCGACGCGGTGCTCGCCGAGGTCAAGGAGATCGTCGACGCGGCGCTGGCGTACGCGGCCGAGGTCGGCAACCAGCCGATCGCCGAGGTCACGGCCGACATCACGACCGCCTTCGCCGGCGGCTCGTACGTGAACGGAGCGTGGACCGGGGGATCGCGCGACGACCGCGCGAGCGAGTCGGCGCTGGGCAACCTGGTGGCCGACTCGCTCGTCGACGCGCTGTCGTCGCCCGAGCGCGGCGGTGCCGAGATCGGCGTCGTGAACCCCGGTGGTCTGCGCAACGAGCTGCTTTACGAGAGCAGCTCGGTGGGCGAGGGCGACGGTGTCGTGACGTACGCCGAGGCCAACGCGGTGCTGCCGTTCGTCAACAACCTGTGGACGACGACGCTGACCGGTGAGCAGCTCGACCAGCTGCTCGAGCAGCAGTGGCAGACCACGACCGAGGGCGGCACCACGCGTCCCTCGCGTCCGTACCTGGCGCTCGGTCTGTCGGAGAACGTGACCTGGGTCGCCGACACGGCCGACCCCAACGCGGCGCCCGGCGACCACGTCGACGCGATCTACATCGACGGCGAGCTCGTCCAGCCGGACGACGAGATCCGCGTGGGCACGTTCTCGTTCCTCGCGGCCCCGGCGGCCACGGCGGGCGACAACTTCTTCGCCTTCCAGCACGGCACGAACCCGACCGACTCGGGTCTCGTCGACCGTGACGCGTGGATCGCGTACCTGTCCGAGAGCTCGCCGCTCTCGCCGTCCTTCGCCCGCACCCGCGCGGTGTCGGCGGGCACGTCGCCGTCGGCGGAGGCGGGCGGCACCGCGACCGTCGCGCTGTCCTCGCTCGATCTGACCTCGCTCGGCTCGCCGCAGAACACGTCGGTCGAGGTGCGCCTGGACGGCGCCTCGATCGGCACGCTGCCGGTGACGAACGGCGCGGTCTCGGGCACGGTCACCGTGCCGGCGGCCACCACGCCGGGCGCGCACACGCTCGAGGTGGTCGCGGCGCCCTCGGGCACCACGGTGCGCCTGCCGCTCACCGTCACGGCTCCGGCGGACGCGAAGGCGCCGACCGTCACGGTGAAGATCGACACCATCGGGTCGGACGGCGTGTACGAGAAGGTCAGCTTCAAGCTGTTCGACGAGGGGCTGATCGATCGCATCGTGCTCAACGGCGTCG
- a CDS encoding ABC transporter permease gives MRILSVLLRQRARRDWLQLTLWVAGTAGLATAAVAAVFETFGDEEDRREILAVAVATRTILIFRGTPNGVGDGAFAFFLMFSWIALMGGLMTTFLAVRHTRMEEERGRAELVSATPAGRMLPLAATVIHGLLANAALGALTAAGLTVAGLEPGGSVVFGIALAATGVAFLGIGLLAAQLFRTPRGANGASVAAVLAAYLLRGIGDAAGTPSADLMHVEPAWPALLSPIGYGQLTGAYVENDLTPLIVPVAFGALLVALVFGLQAVRDQGASLVRAGAGRARAGLLLRSSGGLAWRLSLPVLAAWAAGGIATGLLATSLTGAIDQLAGDVPAVVETLQRTIGADASIEEAFVGTFYGMVGILAACCAVQVGLRARQEETHGTADAVLATPVSRVRWLAEYGAVGAIVVIVVLAAAGAAGALGATATDRAESLVPLVIEAAAAQAPAAAVFLGVTLVGVALLPRPITALAWALVGLAAVVGFFGPLFGLPDGVVDLSPFAHSPVPAGGDTDWTGGIWMLGVAAALTAAALAAMRRRELAG, from the coding sequence ATGAGAATCCTGTCGGTTCTCCTGCGCCAGCGCGCCCGACGCGACTGGCTGCAGCTGACGCTGTGGGTCGCCGGCACGGCCGGGCTCGCGACCGCGGCCGTGGCGGCGGTGTTCGAGACGTTCGGGGACGAGGAGGACCGACGGGAGATCCTGGCCGTGGCCGTCGCGACCCGGACGATCCTGATCTTCCGCGGCACGCCGAACGGGGTCGGCGACGGCGCTTTCGCGTTCTTCCTGATGTTCTCGTGGATCGCCCTGATGGGCGGGCTCATGACGACGTTCCTCGCGGTGCGGCACACGCGCATGGAGGAGGAGCGCGGTCGCGCCGAGCTCGTCTCGGCCACGCCCGCGGGGCGCATGCTGCCGTTGGCCGCCACGGTGATCCACGGCCTGCTCGCGAACGCGGCGCTCGGCGCGCTGACCGCGGCGGGACTGACCGTGGCCGGTCTCGAGCCCGGCGGGTCCGTGGTGTTCGGCATCGCCCTCGCGGCGACCGGAGTGGCGTTCCTCGGGATCGGACTGCTCGCGGCGCAGCTGTTCCGCACGCCGCGCGGCGCGAACGGCGCATCCGTGGCCGCGGTGCTGGCGGCGTACCTGCTGCGCGGCATCGGAGACGCGGCCGGCACGCCGTCCGCCGACCTGATGCATGTCGAGCCCGCGTGGCCCGCCCTGCTGTCGCCGATCGGCTACGGGCAGCTCACGGGTGCGTACGTGGAGAACGACCTGACGCCGCTCATCGTGCCGGTCGCGTTCGGGGCGCTGCTGGTGGCGCTGGTGTTCGGCCTGCAGGCCGTGCGCGATCAGGGCGCGAGCCTGGTCCGCGCCGGCGCGGGCCGGGCGCGGGCGGGCCTGCTGCTGCGCTCGTCGGGCGGCCTGGCGTGGCGCCTGAGCCTCCCCGTGCTCGCCGCCTGGGCGGCGGGCGGCATCGCGACGGGTCTGCTGGCGACGTCGCTGACGGGCGCGATCGACCAGCTCGCGGGCGACGTGCCCGCGGTGGTCGAGACCCTGCAGCGCACGATCGGCGCCGACGCATCGATCGAGGAGGCGTTCGTCGGCACGTTCTACGGCATGGTGGGCATCCTCGCGGCGTGCTGCGCCGTGCAGGTCGGGCTGCGGGCACGGCAGGAGGAGACGCACGGCACGGCGGACGCCGTGCTCGCCACACCGGTGTCGCGCGTCCGCTGGCTCGCCGAGTACGGCGCCGTCGGGGCGATCGTCGTGATCGTCGTGCTGGCCGCCGCCGGCGCGGCCGGCGCGCTCGGCGCCACCGCGACGGACCGCGCGGAGTCGCTCGTCCCGCTCGTGATCGAGGCCGCCGCCGCGCAGGCGCCCGCCGCTGCCGTGTTCCTCGGCGTCACGCTCGTGGGGGTCGCCCTGCTCCCCCGGCCGATCACGGCCCTCGCGTGGGCTCTCGTGGGACTGGCGGCCGTCGTGGGGTTCTTCGGCCCGCTGTTCGGCCTGCCGGACGGCGTGGTCGACCTGTCGCCCTTCGCCCACTCCCCCGTCCCCGCGGGCGGCGACACGGATTGGACCGGCGGGATCTGGATGCTCGGCGTCGCGGCGGCTCTCACCGCCGCGGCGCTCGCCGCCATGCGGCGGCGCGAGCTCGCCGGGTGA
- a CDS encoding RNB domain-containing ribonuclease, with translation MPARHAHLSPSAVQTALAESLALLRRELELPEAFPADVVAEAKEVVASGTAVDGSDSARADLRDVDFHTIDPEGSRDLDQALAIERDGSAGNGSGWIVHYAIADLAAFVRPGGAIDAETRLRGQTLYAPDGSVPLHPEALSHGAASLLPEQDRRAYVWRFALDADGALREPARPPVRAWVRSRRQWTYREAQAAVDEGTAPDSIALLAEVGPALIAREAARGGASLNSPEEEIVATPDGYALQARATLAIEDWNAQISLMTGMAAAAIMLERGTGILRTLPPADDDAIAEFRRRVAAIGHPWPDGMPYGEYLRQVDHADPAAPAIMQAASGLFRGADYVAFDGETPAQPVQAAIGAAYAHTTAPLRRLVDRFVLAMCTDAPPWAREALADLPDAMRRSGSLASRLESGAVDRVEAAVLHARIGDEFDAVVVSQSRGGSRIQLAQPFVTASTSDAHDPGSAIRVRVTSADIADGRVTFAAA, from the coding sequence ATGCCGGCCCGCCACGCGCACCTGTCGCCGTCCGCCGTCCAGACCGCACTCGCCGAGTCCCTCGCGCTGCTGCGGCGAGAGCTCGAGCTGCCCGAGGCCTTCCCGGCCGATGTGGTCGCGGAGGCCAAGGAGGTGGTCGCGTCCGGGACGGCGGTCGACGGATCGGATTCGGCTCGCGCCGACCTGCGGGACGTCGATTTCCACACGATCGATCCGGAGGGCTCGCGCGATCTGGATCAGGCGCTCGCGATCGAGCGGGACGGATCCGCCGGGAACGGATCGGGGTGGATCGTCCACTACGCGATCGCCGATCTCGCCGCGTTCGTCCGGCCGGGAGGGGCGATCGACGCGGAGACGCGGCTGCGCGGGCAGACCCTGTATGCGCCGGACGGCTCCGTTCCGCTCCATCCCGAGGCGCTGTCGCACGGCGCGGCGTCGCTGCTCCCCGAGCAGGATCGGCGGGCGTACGTGTGGCGGTTCGCCCTCGACGCCGACGGTGCGCTGCGCGAGCCCGCGCGGCCTCCCGTGCGGGCGTGGGTGCGCTCGCGGCGGCAGTGGACATACCGCGAGGCGCAGGCCGCCGTCGATGAGGGCACCGCGCCCGACTCGATCGCGCTGCTCGCGGAGGTGGGCCCCGCGCTGATCGCGCGGGAGGCCGCGCGCGGCGGGGCCAGCTTGAATTCGCCCGAGGAGGAGATCGTCGCGACGCCGGACGGCTATGCGCTGCAGGCGCGCGCCACCCTGGCGATCGAGGACTGGAACGCGCAGATCTCGCTCATGACGGGCATGGCGGCCGCCGCCATCATGCTGGAGCGCGGGACGGGGATCCTGCGCACGCTGCCGCCCGCCGACGACGACGCGATCGCCGAGTTCCGCCGCCGCGTGGCGGCGATCGGACACCCGTGGCCGGACGGCATGCCGTACGGGGAGTACCTGCGGCAGGTGGATCACGCGGACCCCGCAGCGCCCGCCATCATGCAGGCCGCGAGCGGCCTGTTCCGCGGCGCGGACTACGTCGCGTTCGACGGCGAGACGCCGGCACAGCCCGTGCAGGCCGCGATCGGCGCGGCGTACGCCCACACGACCGCACCGCTGCGCCGGCTCGTCGACCGGTTCGTCCTGGCGATGTGCACGGATGCGCCGCCGTGGGCGCGCGAGGCGCTCGCCGACCTCCCGGATGCGATGCGCCGATCCGGATCGCTCGCAAGCCGCCTCGAATCCGGCGCGGTCGACCGCGTCGAGGCCGCCGTGCTGCATGCGCGCATCGGCGATGAGTTCGACGCGGTCGTCGTCTCGCAGTCCCGTGGCGGCTCGCGCATCCAGCTGGCGCAGCCCTTCGTGACCGCCTCGACGTCCGACGCGCACGATCCGGGATCCGCGATCCGCGTGCGCGTGACATCCGCCGACATCGCCGATGGGCGCGTCACGTTCGCGGCCGCCTGA
- a CDS encoding ABC transporter ATP-binding protein produces the protein MTAVIRTEGLVKRYGRVHALAGLDLMVEPGEVHGFLGPNGAGKSTTIRILLGLARATSGRVSVFDADPWREAARLHRRIAYVPGDVSLWPNLSGGEAIDLLGNLRGGRRDRAAYDRERSRLIDVFEFDPRKKGRAYSKGNRQKAALIAAFATPAELYIFDEPTSGLDPLMEQVFNREVRRAASDGATVLLSSHILSEVEQLCTRVSIIRQGALVESGTLAELRHLTRTSVSFSDDGLGSGAERSLAALPGAHDVVREGGRVTLAVDADAMPGALAELVRLRALGVTVAPASLEELFLRHYGDELERVGDHARA, from the coding sequence ATGACGGCAGTGATCCGCACGGAAGGCCTCGTCAAGCGCTACGGCCGCGTCCACGCTCTCGCCGGGCTCGACCTCATGGTCGAGCCCGGCGAGGTGCACGGCTTCCTGGGCCCGAACGGCGCCGGGAAGTCCACCACGATCCGCATCCTGCTCGGACTCGCGCGGGCGACCTCCGGGAGGGTCTCGGTGTTCGACGCGGACCCTTGGCGCGAGGCCGCCCGCCTGCATCGCCGCATCGCGTACGTCCCCGGCGACGTGAGCCTGTGGCCGAACCTGTCGGGCGGAGAGGCGATCGACCTGCTCGGGAATCTGCGCGGCGGAAGGCGCGATCGCGCCGCGTACGACCGCGAGCGATCGCGCCTGATCGATGTGTTCGAGTTCGATCCCCGCAAGAAGGGTCGCGCGTACTCGAAGGGCAATCGCCAGAAGGCCGCGCTGATCGCGGCGTTCGCGACGCCCGCCGAGCTGTACATCTTCGACGAGCCGACGAGCGGGCTGGATCCGCTCATGGAGCAGGTCTTCAATCGCGAGGTGCGGCGAGCGGCGAGCGACGGCGCGACGGTGCTGCTGTCCAGTCACATCCTCAGCGAGGTCGAGCAGCTGTGCACGCGCGTGTCGATCATCCGCCAAGGCGCGCTCGTCGAGTCCGGCACTCTCGCGGAGCTCCGCCACCTCACGCGCACGAGCGTGTCGTTCTCGGACGACGGGCTCGGCTCGGGGGCCGAGCGGTCGCTGGCCGCGCTGCCGGGAGCGCACGATGTCGTGCGCGAGGGCGGGCGGGTGACGCTCGCGGTCGACGCCGATGCGATGCCCGGCGCCCTCGCCGAGCTGGTGCGCCTGCGCGCGTTGGGCGTGACGGTCGCGCCCGCGTCGCTCGAGGAGCTCTTCCTGCGGCACTACGGCGACGAGCTCGAACGCGTCGGGGACCACGCGCGCGCATGA
- a CDS encoding small multi-drug export protein, translating into MLDSLQSFTESLPPALQWLGVILLGAIPFVESYFGSFVGVLAGLSPWVAVPAAIIGNVISMLIFVLGAHGVRKAATRNREAPALSPRRAKLKERLERFGVPGVSLLGQLVLPSQITSAAIVGFGASRNAVIFWQVISIVLWGVVFGVLAMLGVQAITRF; encoded by the coding sequence GTGCTCGACAGCCTGCAGTCCTTCACCGAGTCGCTGCCGCCCGCCCTGCAGTGGCTGGGGGTGATCCTGCTCGGCGCGATCCCGTTCGTCGAGTCGTACTTCGGCTCGTTCGTCGGCGTGCTCGCGGGCCTGTCGCCCTGGGTCGCGGTGCCCGCCGCCATCATCGGCAACGTGATCTCGATGCTGATCTTCGTGCTCGGCGCGCACGGCGTGCGGAAGGCGGCGACCCGCAACCGGGAGGCCCCGGCCCTCTCACCGCGCCGCGCGAAGCTCAAGGAGCGCCTGGAGCGGTTCGGAGTGCCCGGCGTGAGCCTGCTGGGTCAGCTCGTGCTGCCCAGCCAGATCACGTCCGCCGCGATCGTCGGTTTCGGCGCGTCCCGGAACGCCGTCATCTTCTGGCAGGTGATCTCGATCGTGCTGTGGGGCGTCGTCTTCGGCGTGCTCGCGATGCTGGGCGTGCAGGCGATCACCCGCTTCTGA